The Nocardia sp. BMG51109 nucleotide sequence GGCGGATCCGTAGTTTCGAGTACGGCATAGTAGTTATTCGTGTTTCGTTGCGCCGTAACGCAATCCGTCGTACAGGAGCGTGGCGATGTGTACCGCGTCTTCCTTCCAGCCGGTGGTGCGCATTCCGCAGATGCCGCCGAGGGCGCGCAGGACGATGCGCCCGCTGATGCCGCTGCGCAGGAGGCCGGCGGCAACGCCTGCGGTGAGCAGTTCGTCGAGGGCGCGGGCCATCTCGTTGCGGGTGTCGTCGAAGACCGGGGAGTCGGTCGCCATGATGCTCTCCAGCACTTCGCCCATGCCTCTGCCCACTGCCGCATGCTCGACGAGCAGCAGCAGGAACGTGCGTAGCGCTTCGTCCGGAGTGTGCAGCGCGAGCAGCCTGGTGGGGGTTGCGCAGAGTTCGGCCACCTCCTGGCGGTACACCTCCGCGACGAGTGCTTCGCGCGTGTCGAAGTGGCGGTACAGGGTGCCGACGGAAACGCCGGCTCGGCGAGCGATCTCCTCCACATAGGCGTCACCGTCGGCGAGCAGCGCCGCACGTGCCGCCGTCAGCAGCGCCTCGCGGTTGCGGCGGGCATCGGCGCGCAGTGGACGTGGTGACGGCAATGATCCTCCATAAGGTGAGTCGGACTCCGTTTATGTGTACAGTTTCCGGAGTCGGGTTCACTTTACTGAAAGGGGTCGACGGCGGCATCATCCCCGTCGTCCGACCCGCACCCCACAAGAATTGAGGAAAACACCATGAACGTCAGCCTGATGTCGCTGATCATCGAAGCTGCCGACCTGGAAAGCGAGAGCGCGTTCTGGCATCGGCTGCTCGGCGGCTCGATCACGAAGACGCCGGCGCACCACTTTCTGCAGACCGACGGGTTCCCCGTGGTCGTAATTCAGCACGCTCCCGGCCACGAGCCGCCGCAGTGGCCCGACGGCACTTCCCAGCAGATGCACTTCGACCTCGCCACCGACGATGCGAAGACCGCGGACAAACGAGTACTCGACGCAGGCGGCCGGCGACTGCAACCAACCGACGATGCCGTCGGCTCCGCTCCTCGAACCTCTCGGGTATACGCCAGTCCTGCCGGACATCCCTTCTGCCTCCGCGCAGCCTGACCTCGGATCGAGCCCTGACCGTCCCCTGGTAGCCAACGCACTCGACTACGCCGGCGCGACCCATGGATCCGGCCGTGCGATCTGAATGAAAAGGTGTTGGCGAGGTCGGATCGACGACGTGCCTGTGGAGGCCGGTGGGGCCTGAGGAGTTTGTGACTCGGTGACTCATCGCTTTCCCGGTGACGCCGAAGTGCCGGGTAAGTGACCTGCGGTGGTGGCGTTGCGCGATTCAGCGCGAAACCGTGGTCGTGCGGCGTCACGGATGAGGCGGCGGTACCGCTGACCCGCCCCTCGGGCGCGAACACCGAGGGGCGGACGGCGATCAGGCCGAGGTGGCGTACAGGTAGCCGAATCCCTGACCGAGTACGTCTACTCGCTCGGGGAGGTCGAATCCGTTGGCGGCGTAGGCTTCTTGCCCCGAACGGACCGTCACGTCCCAGCCGCCGGCCCGCAGGTGGTCGGCGGGGCTGGTGCGGTCGTCCAGGTAGAAGAGTTCGGTGATGTTGATCCCGAATCCGGAGCGGTGGGACAGTTCGTCGAGTCGCTTCGTCAGCTCGTCGGCGGCGTCGATGTCCATATGTTCGGTGGCCAGTCGGCTGCCGGGCGCCGACAGGGCGGTGATGTTGTCCAGGAGGCGGTCCTGTGCTTCGGGCGGCAAATAGATCAGCAGGCCCTCCGCGATCCACGCTGTCGGCCGGGTCGGGTCGAAACCGTTGTCGGTCAACGCCGTTGGCCAGTCCTGGCGCAGGTCGATGCCGATCGTCCGGTGCCCGGCGGCCGGTTCGGCGCCGATTCCGGCCAGCGTGGTCGTCTTGAACTCGATCACCTCGGGCTGGTCGAGTTCGAACACCACGGTCTCCGCGGGCCACGGCAGCCGGTAGGCGCGAGTGTCGAGGCCCGACGCCAGAATGACCGCTTGGCGCACGCCCGCGGTCGTCGCGTCGGTGAAGAAATCGTCGAAGTAGCGGGTACGCACGGCAATCTGCTCGCACATCTCCCGCTGATCCAGGACGAGACCGCCCTGGTCGTCCTCGATCTGTAGGTCGCCGTCGGCCATCCGGTTGAAGTTGTCCAGCCCGACGGCCTTGACCAGCGGATCGGCATAGGGGTCGTGGATCAGCGGTTCACGCTGGTTGGTCGCCAGTGCGCGGGACGCCGCCACGCCCGTTGCCGTGGCGCCCACACTGGACGCCAGATCCCACGTGTCACCGTCGTATCGGGTCGTGCCTGTCATTGATCGACCTCCTCACGAGTTACCAGGAAAACTTAGATGTAGTAAGCATGTTTCTCCCCCCTGTAGGGCACCAGAAACACAGTCGATGGTCAAGTGGGGGAAGTGTGATTCGGGCATTGCGGACAGGGGTGGGCGGCCGTCGTCGGTTGCGTCCGCAGGTGCGAGCTGTCCGTCAGGTTCCGTGCTCGATGCCCGGCGACATCGGTTCGGGCCAGGTCTGCGACCGGTCGGCCGATACCCGAACGGGCTAGCGGCCCGCGACCGGGTTCAGGCAGCTGTTCGGTGGATCGACGAGTACGCAGAGTGCCGGAGCGCGGGTCGGGCGGTAGTCGGCCGGGACGCCGTTCGCGGCGATGAGCTGCGTGTAGGTGCCGACAGCGTCGGTGGGGCGGCGAGTGAGGGCCGGGTCGGTGCGGACGTCGACGGAGTAGAGGCCGAACCGTGGTGTGTAGCTTCCCCATTCGTAGTTGTCGGTCAGGCTCCAATAGTTGTAGCCGAGCACGTTCATACCGTCGGCCTTCGCGCGCTGGATCCAGTAGACCGTATCGCGCAGATGATCGCTGCGGGTGTAGCCGTCGGCGCGGGGGATGCCGTTCTCGGTCGGCATGCCGTTCTCCACGACGTAGAGCGGCTTGCCCGGGAAACGCCGCGAATAGTGTTGCAGCGCATAATAAATTCCCTCGGTGCGCAGCGGCATCTCCCAGATGCGTGACCCCGGCAGTTCCGGCATGGCCGAGCCGGTGGCCTTCCCGATGTCACCGAGCAGCGACTGCGCGGGGTCGAAGGCGAAATAGTAGTCCACGCCCACATAGTCGAGCCGGTCCGCGATGCGGTCGGCGAAGGCGCCGTTGACCCGGTCCTCCGAGCCGGCGACATAGCCGACGTTGGCGGTCACCTGGGCGCCGGGCTGCACTCGATGGATGTGGTCGTAGATGGCGTTGTGCGCCTGCACGAGACGCTCCTGCATCGCGGTGCCGTCGGCGGCGCCCTTGCGGATCTCGTGCTGAATGTAGGCGGCCGGCTCGTTCACGGTGATCCACAACGGATCTCGTGCGGCGTAGCGGTCTACGACCGCGCGCATGTTCGTCAGCCAGTCGTCGACCATTCCGTCCCCGCGCCATCCGCCGCGGTCCGCCGCCCAACCGGGGTAGACCCAGTGGTCGAGGGTGATCATCGGTCGCATCCCGGACCGCACGATGGTGTCGACGACCGAATCGTAGAAACGAAACGCGTTGTCGTCCCATACCCCCGGCGCGGGTTGCAGCCTGGCCCATTCGATTCCGACCCGGAACACCCGCACGCCCATGTCGGCGGCCAGGCGAATATCCGACGCGTAACGGTCGGTGAAGTCGGCCGAATCACCCGGCTGGTCGTATCCGGGGCTCCCGGCGATATAGCGCGTCCAGTTGCTGTCGGGCGCATGGCCTTCGGATTGAAATCCGGAACTCGCGACGCCCCACAGGAATCCGGCGTCCAGCGCCGAGCCGGTCGGCCGCAGCGGCGGCTCGGCCGCGGAGTGCACGCCGACCGGCAAGGTCGACGCGACGACGACGAACGCGGCCAGGAAGCACCGCCGAATCCGGGAGCGCATCGGCTCAGGGTAACCGGAGCCCTTCGGTCGCCGTGGGCGATTCGCATCGGTGGGTGGTTCCGGTGTCGGTCCGTCCCGACAACCGCCCGGCCGCTCATGGTTACCCGGTGTGACGATGCTCCGGATCTCGGAGAACTGTTGGGCCGTAGCGAGTTCCGAGCGGCGCCGCACCGGCCCGATCCGGCCGCATTCCGGCACATGCTCGCCGGGCTACCGTACTCGCAGCTCGGGGGCCGTCGGCTCCGGGTTCTCGCGTGGGACGAACGCGATGCCGTGCCGCGAGACCCGCAGGCGCAGATTGCCGGTGCGGGCGAGGATCATGCCCACCACGACCGCGGCGGCCGTCGAGACCGCGCCGCAGGTGAACAGGCCGATCCGAGGGCCGAACTCCTCGGTGAGCCAGCCGACGACGGGTCCGCCGATCGGGGTGCCGCCGGTGAACACCATCATGTACAGCGACATCACCCGGCCCCGCATGGCCGGGTCGGTCGCCAGTTGCACCATCGCGTTGCCCGAGGTGTTGAAGGTCAGCCCGAGCAGGCCCACCACGGTGAGCATCGCGGTGAACAGCCAGTACTCCGGGGCGAACGCGGTGACCGCCTCCAGCACGCCGAAACCGGCTGCGGTGCCCACCAGTACGCGCATCCGCACTCGGCCCCGGCGGCTCGCGAGCAGCGCGCCCGTCAGCGAGCCCAGCGCCAGCGCGGTATTGAGCAGTCCGTACTTGCCGGCGTCGACGTGGAAGACGTGATAGGCGAAGCCCGACAGCACCGTCGGGAAGTTGTAGCCGAAGGTTCCGATGAAGCCCACCAGCACGATCGGCCAGATCAGCTGCGGACGCGCACTCACGTAGCGCAAGCCCTCGCGCAGCTGGCCTTTCTGCCGCGGCAGGCGCGGTCCCGGGGTCAACTGCGCCGGGCGCATCATCAGCAGGCCGCCGATGACGGCTGCGAAGGAGCAGGCGTTGATCGCGAACGCCCAGCCGGTGCCGACCGCGGCGATCACGATCCCGGCGACCGCCGGCCCGATCAGGCGCGCTGCCTGGAAGTTCGCGGAGTTGAGGCTGACGGCGTTGCGCAGTTGCTCCCGGCCGACCATCTCCGGGACGAACGACTGGCGGGTCGGGTTGTCCACCACCGTCACCATGCCCAGCAGCAATGCCAGCAGGTAGACGTGCCAGACCTGGACCGCGCCGGTGAGGGTCAGGACGGCGAGCACGCCGGCGAGCAGGCCCATCGTGGCCTGGGTGAGGATCAGCAGCCGCCGCTTGCGGAAGCGGTCGGCGAGGACGCCCCCGTAGAGCCCGAACAGCAGCATCGGCAGGAACTGCAGGGCGGTGGTGATGCCGACGGCGAAGGAACTGCCGGTGAGGCCGAGAACCAGCCAGTCCTGGGCGATGCGCTGCATCCAGGTGCCGGTGTTGGAAACCACTTGGCCCGCAAAGTAATAGCGGTAGTTGGGGACGGCGAAGGAGGCGAACATGCCGCCCTTGCGCCGGGGCCGTTCGGGTGTCGGCTCGCTCACAGATCTGCCAGGCGTTCCAGCACCGGCGCGGCGGAGCGCACGCACGCCCACTCCTCCTCGGTGAGTCCGGCGGCCAGCTCCGTCAGGAAGGCGTCGCGTCGGCGGCGGCTCTCGGCCAGGATCTCCGCCGCCGTCTCGGTGGCGGTCATCACCACCTGCCGCCCGTCCTGCGGGTGCGGCTCGCGCCGGACCAGGTTCTTGTCCTCCAGCATCGCGAGGATCCGGGTCATCGACGGCGGCCGCACGTGTTCGGTGCGGGCGAGTTCGCTGGGTGTGGCGGGGCCGTGCCGGGCGAGCGTGCCGAGCACGGCCATCTCGGTCGGGCTGAGGGAGTGCTCGACCTGCTGGTGGCGCAGGCGGCGGGAGAGCCGCATGATCGCGCCGCGCAGCGTCGTCACGGCGGCGAGGTCGTTCTCGGAGGTCAGTTCCCGCACTCTGTTTAGGCTACCTTATTAGCGTGTCTAAATAAAAGGGTTCGGGGTGTCGCTGGGCGCCCGCGACAGACGCGGGTCCGGTGCTACGACGAGCACCGGACCTGCGGGCGCGCGAATTTTCGGTGGTTGTCTGCGCGGATCTACTTCTTGCCGACGGTCACCATGGTGAACTCGGTCGCTCCGCCGGCATGCGAGACGGCGCGGAG carries:
- a CDS encoding TetR/AcrR family transcriptional regulator, with the protein product MPSPRPLRADARRNREALLTAARAALLADGDAYVEEIARRAGVSVGTLYRHFDTREALVAEVYRQEVAELCATPTRLLALHTPDEALRTFLLLLVEHAAVGRGMGEVLESIMATDSPVFDDTRNEMARALDELLTAGVAAGLLRSGISGRIVLRALGGICGMRTTGWKEDAVHIATLLYDGLRYGATKHE
- a CDS encoding VOC family protein; the encoded protein is MNVSLMSLIIEAADLESESAFWHRLLGGSITKTPAHHFLQTDGFPVVVIQHAPGHEPPQWPDGTSQQMHFDLATDDAKTADKRVLDAGGRRLQPTDDAVGSAPRTSRVYASPAGHPFCLRAA
- a CDS encoding class I SAM-dependent methyltransferase, which translates into the protein MTGTTRYDGDTWDLASSVGATATGVAASRALATNQREPLIHDPYADPLVKAVGLDNFNRMADGDLQIEDDQGGLVLDQREMCEQIAVRTRYFDDFFTDATTAGVRQAVILASGLDTRAYRLPWPAETVVFELDQPEVIEFKTTTLAGIGAEPAAGHRTIGIDLRQDWPTALTDNGFDPTRPTAWIAEGLLIYLPPEAQDRLLDNITALSAPGSRLATEHMDIDAADELTKRLDELSHRSGFGINITELFYLDDRTSPADHLRAGGWDVTVRSGQEAYAANGFDLPERVDVLGQGFGYLYATSA
- a CDS encoding family 1 glycosylhydrolase, with product MRSRIRRCFLAAFVVVASTLPVGVHSAAEPPLRPTGSALDAGFLWGVASSGFQSEGHAPDSNWTRYIAGSPGYDQPGDSADFTDRYASDIRLAADMGVRVFRVGIEWARLQPAPGVWDDNAFRFYDSVVDTIVRSGMRPMITLDHWVYPGWAADRGGWRGDGMVDDWLTNMRAVVDRYAARDPLWITVNEPAAYIQHEIRKGAADGTAMQERLVQAHNAIYDHIHRVQPGAQVTANVGYVAGSEDRVNGAFADRIADRLDYVGVDYYFAFDPAQSLLGDIGKATGSAMPELPGSRIWEMPLRTEGIYYALQHYSRRFPGKPLYVVENGMPTENGIPRADGYTRSDHLRDTVYWIQRAKADGMNVLGYNYWSLTDNYEWGSYTPRFGLYSVDVRTDPALTRRPTDAVGTYTQLIAANGVPADYRPTRAPALCVLVDPPNSCLNPVAGR
- a CDS encoding MFS transporter, which produces MSEPTPERPRRKGGMFASFAVPNYRYYFAGQVVSNTGTWMQRIAQDWLVLGLTGSSFAVGITTALQFLPMLLFGLYGGVLADRFRKRRLLILTQATMGLLAGVLAVLTLTGAVQVWHVYLLALLLGMVTVVDNPTRQSFVPEMVGREQLRNAVSLNSANFQAARLIGPAVAGIVIAAVGTGWAFAINACSFAAVIGGLLMMRPAQLTPGPRLPRQKGQLREGLRYVSARPQLIWPIVLVGFIGTFGYNFPTVLSGFAYHVFHVDAGKYGLLNTALALGSLTGALLASRRGRVRMRVLVGTAAGFGVLEAVTAFAPEYWLFTAMLTVVGLLGLTFNTSGNAMVQLATDPAMRGRVMSLYMMVFTGGTPIGGPVVGWLTEEFGPRIGLFTCGAVSTAAAVVVGMILARTGNLRLRVSRHGIAFVPRENPEPTAPELRVR
- a CDS encoding MarR family winged helix-turn-helix transcriptional regulator, producing MRELTSENDLAAVTTLRGAIMRLSRRLRHQQVEHSLSPTEMAVLGTLARHGPATPSELARTEHVRPPSMTRILAMLEDKNLVRREPHPQDGRQVVMTATETAAEILAESRRRRDAFLTELAAGLTEEEWACVRSAAPVLERLADL